From the genome of Halobacterium sp. R2-5:
ATCCGCGTGCGCGGCGAAGCTACACGCATGGCATCAGTCTCTCACGAGGACGCCGAGGCGGTCGACGGCGTCCACCGAAACTCGTGGTCCGCGAACCTCGAACAGGACGAACACGCCGGCGACCGGGCGCTCGTCCTCGCAGAGGCCCGCGAGGCGGTCGAGTCCACGGCGACTGGCTACCACGTCAACCTCGTCACGCACGGCGACAACGGCCACCCCGAGGAGTACCTCTACGACGCGCTCGACGACGCGTTCGGCGACAGCGTCGCCTACGAGTACGTCGACCAGTGCGGCTGCGGCGGTCACGTCACCCGCGTTCGCGTCGTCGACGACCTGTGACTGCGTAACTGTTTTCACTCACCGCGCAACGTCTTTGTAACCTCGAATGGTTGTCCCTGCATGGACAGGCGGCGGTACCTCCAGGCACTCGGCGTCGGCAGCGCGCTGTCGGTCGCGGGCTGTCTCGGTGACTCCGGGTCCCCGGACACCCCGGTCGCCGGCCAGTCGCTGACGCTCGCGGCCGCGACGACGGTCCACGACAGCGGCTTGCTCGCCGACCTTTCGGCGGGCTTCGAGGACGCCTTTGGCAGCTCCGTCGCCGCCCTCACGCGTGGGACCGGCGCCGCGCTCCGCACCGCCAGCGACGGCGACTGCGACGCGGTGCTCGTGCACGCGCGCCCGCTCGAAGACGAGTTCCTGCGCGCCGGCCACGGCGTCAACCGCCGCGCCGTGATGGTCAACGACTTCCTCGTCGCCGGCCCGCCCGGCGACCCCGCGGGTGCGGCCGGCAGCGATCCGCTGGCGGCGTTCCGCGCGATTGCGGACGCGGGAGCGCCGTTCGTCTCGCGGGGCGACCGCTCGGGCACGCACGTCCGCGAGCGCCGCCTCTGGCGCGAGGCCGGCGTCGAGCCCGCGGGCGACTGGTACAGCGAGACCGGGCAGGGAATGGGGAGGACGCTGCTCACCGCGGCCGAGACGGACGCGTACACGCTCGTGGACCGCGGGACGTTCCTGAACACCGAGACAGGTCTCGTCGCGCACGTCGACCGCGGCGTCGACGACCCGCCCGAACTCCTGCGCAACGAGTACGCCGTCATCCCCGTGAATCCCGCGCGCCACGACGTCGCGTACGTGCTCGCGATGGCGTACGTCGGTTACCTCACCAGCCTCGGCCAGGACCGCATCGAGGCGTTCCGCGTCGACGGCGAGCGCGCGTTCCGGCCACTCGCCAGAACCCGGAATCCAGAATTCGAGCAGTACGCGCCCTCGGACTGGGCGCCGTAGCCCTCGTCAGTCCGCGTTCTCCGGCCGGCTGTGGAAGCGCTCGGGGAGCACCCGGCCGTGCCGGTAGACGACGTTCACCAGGTTCGCGGTGAACACGACGAAGCCGGCGGCGAGTGCGACGCCGCCCGCGACGGCCGCCGGCTCCGGGGCGACGCCGGCCTGCCCGAGAATCAGCGTGACGGCGCCGAGCGTGACGAGCGCGCCGTCGAGGGCGGCGAGGCGGTCGTCGTAGAGGTCGTCGATCATCGGCACGGGCTCGAAGCCGAGGCGGTCGCTGTACCGGTGGACCCAGACGATGAACGGGACGACGTGGTACAGCGACCCCATCACGACGAAGCCGACGACGCCGACGAACAGGAGGTG
Proteins encoded in this window:
- a CDS encoding CGCGG family rSAM-modified RiPP protein; this encodes MASVSHEDAEAVDGVHRNSWSANLEQDEHAGDRALVLAEAREAVESTATGYHVNLVTHGDNGHPEEYLYDALDDAFGDSVAYEYVDQCGCGGHVTRVRVVDDL
- a CDS encoding substrate-binding domain-containing protein, with amino-acid sequence MDRRRYLQALGVGSALSVAGCLGDSGSPDTPVAGQSLTLAAATTVHDSGLLADLSAGFEDAFGSSVAALTRGTGAALRTASDGDCDAVLVHARPLEDEFLRAGHGVNRRAVMVNDFLVAGPPGDPAGAAGSDPLAAFRAIADAGAPFVSRGDRSGTHVRERRLWREAGVEPAGDWYSETGQGMGRTLLTAAETDAYTLVDRGTFLNTETGLVAHVDRGVDDPPELLRNEYAVIPVNPARHDVAYVLAMAYVGYLTSLGQDRIEAFRVDGERAFRPLARTRNPEFEQYAPSDWAP